A portion of the Pan troglodytes isolate AG18354 chromosome 10, NHGRI_mPanTro3-v2.0_pri, whole genome shotgun sequence genome contains these proteins:
- the MAGOHB gene encoding protein mago nashi homolog 2 isoform X3: protein MNDQGEIYSTLRFLQSPSESQNRLRPDDTQRPGKTDDKEFSVPWRLIAVTLGILCLLLLMIVTVLVTNIFQCIQEKHQRQEILRNCSEKYIMQNDNYLKEQILTNKTLKYDVLKNSFQQKKELDSRLIQKNRCHRENEIVFKVLQNTESQMTRSLMIHLIYCRQIL, encoded by the exons ATGAATGATCAGGGAGAGATTTATTCAACCCTGAGATTTTTGCAGTCTCCTTCAGAGTCACAGAATAGATTAAGGCCTGATGATACTCAAAGGCCTGGGAAAACTGATGACAAAG aaTTTTCAGTGCCCTGGCGCCTCATTGCAGTGACTCTTGGGATCCTCTGTTTACTTCTTCTGATGATAGTCACAGTGTTGGTGACAAATA TCTTTCAGTGTATTCAAGAAAAACATCAACGGCAGGAAATTCTAAGAAACTGTAGTGAAAAGTACATCATGCAAAATGACAACTACTTAAAAGAGCAGATTTTGACAAATAAGACTTTAAAATATGACGTTCTCAAAAATAGCTTTCAGCAGAAAAAGGAACTGGATTCACGCCTTATACAAAAGAACAGATGTCATAGAGAAAATGAGATCGTTTTTAAAGTTTTGCAAAATACAG AATCCCAGATGACAAGAAGTTTGATGATTCACCTTATATACTGTAGGCAAATTCTCTGA
- the MAGOHB gene encoding protein mago nashi homolog 2 isoform X2 has protein sequence MNDQGEIYSTLRFLQSPSESQNRLRPDDTQRPGKTDDKEFSVPWRLIAVTLGILCLLLLMIVTVLVTNIFQCIQEKHQRQEILRNCSEKYIMQNDNYLKEQILTNKTLKYDVLKNSFQQKKELDSRLIQKNRCHRENEIVFKVLQNTGKFSEDHGSCCGVNCYYFTMQKKDWKGCKQTCQHCRSSLLKIDDKDELVFYIHFYSLGLCFSMLDLRY, from the exons ATGAATGATCAGGGAGAGATTTATTCAACCCTGAGATTTTTGCAGTCTCCTTCAGAGTCACAGAATAGATTAAGGCCTGATGATACTCAAAGGCCTGGGAAAACTGATGACAAAG aaTTTTCAGTGCCCTGGCGCCTCATTGCAGTGACTCTTGGGATCCTCTGTTTACTTCTTCTGATGATAGTCACAGTGTTGGTGACAAATA TCTTTCAGTGTATTCAAGAAAAACATCAACGGCAGGAAATTCTAAGAAACTGTAGTGAAAAGTACATCATGCAAAATGACAACTACTTAAAAGAGCAGATTTTGACAAATAAGACTTTAAAATATGACGTTCTCAAAAATAGCTTTCAGCAGAAAAAGGAACTGGATTCACGCCTTATACAAAAGAACAGATGTCATAGAGAAAATGAGATCGTTTTTAAAGTTTTGCAAAATACAG GCAAATTCTCTGAAGACCACGGGTCCTGTTGTGGAGTAAACTGTTATTATTTTACCATGCAGAAGAAAGACTGGAAGGGATGTAAACAGACTTGTCAACATTGTAGATCATCCCTTTTGAAGATAGATGACAAAGATGAACTCGTATTTTACATTCACTTTTATTCTCTTGGACTCTGTTTCTCAATGTTGGACCTAAGATATTGA
- the MAGOHB gene encoding protein mago nashi homolog 2 isoform X1: MNDQGEIYSTLRFLQSPSESQNRLRPDDTQRPGKTDDKEFSVPWRLIAVTLGILCLLLLMIVTVLVTNIFQCIQEKHQRQEILRNCSEKYIMQNDNYLKEQILTNKTLKYDVLKNSFQQKKELDSRLIQKNRCHRENEIVFKVLQNTGKFSEDHGSCCGVNCYYFTMQKKDWKGCKQTCQHCRSSLLKIDDKDELAFIQSQIYENNYWIGLSYDERESKWKWIDNGTSPGINSTIMRFSSGRGECAFLTSTRMATIDCIQTYNCICGKRIDSIFSDSVCAKKKR, translated from the exons ATGAATGATCAGGGAGAGATTTATTCAACCCTGAGATTTTTGCAGTCTCCTTCAGAGTCACAGAATAGATTAAGGCCTGATGATACTCAAAGGCCTGGGAAAACTGATGACAAAG aaTTTTCAGTGCCCTGGCGCCTCATTGCAGTGACTCTTGGGATCCTCTGTTTACTTCTTCTGATGATAGTCACAGTGTTGGTGACAAATA TCTTTCAGTGTATTCAAGAAAAACATCAACGGCAGGAAATTCTAAGAAACTGTAGTGAAAAGTACATCATGCAAAATGACAACTACTTAAAAGAGCAGATTTTGACAAATAAGACTTTAAAATATGACGTTCTCAAAAATAGCTTTCAGCAGAAAAAGGAACTGGATTCACGCCTTATACAAAAGAACAGATGTCATAGAGAAAATGAGATCGTTTTTAAAGTTTTGCAAAATACAG GCAAATTCTCTGAAGACCACGGGTCCTGTTGTGGAGTAAACTGTTATTATTTTACCATGCAGAAGAAAGACTGGAAGGGATGTAAACAGACTTGTCAACATTGTAGATCATCCCTTTTGAAGATAGATGACAAAGATGAACTC GCCTTCATTCAATCTcagatttatgaaaataattactgGATTGGATTATCATATGATGAAAGGGAAAGTAAGTGGAAATGGATTGATAATGGCACATCTCCTGGAAT TAATTCTACAATAATGCGTTTTTCTTCTGGGAGAGGAGAATGTGCATTTTTGACCTCAACAAGAATGGCAACTATTGATTGCATTCAAACGTACAATTGTATCTGTGGGAAGAGAATAGACTCTATTTTCTCTGATTCAGTGTGCGCCAAGAAGAAAAG GTAG